The DNA region cggcgatatcacgtcttgaatcgacattgtttagtggttgttttttatgttaaattcctatattttaaacattttcgggtgtaaaacatatgtttaattttggcaatttggaatgaaataaaaacaggataagaacaaagctaaataaaaaatttttttaccataaattgtaaatatcgatatcactatttgcaatccctaaactttttattagttgtttacttgaaatttgctctggcgtgtgagtgagcgtctttgcggactaggtccggcggccaaaaggctaacctaacctacttttctagtagcagttgccTTCTGTgaaggtcacagttctaacctaacctaacccacttttctagtagcagttggtttctgtaaaggtcgcagttctaacctaacctaactcacttttctgttagcagttggtttctgtgaaggtcgcagttctaacctaaccttacccatttttctagtaggagttggtttctgtgaaggtcgcagttctaacctaactttacccacttttctagtagcagttggtttccgTAAAgggcgcagttctaacctaagccacttttctagtagcagttggtttctgtaaaggtcgcagttctaacctaacctaactcacttttctgttagcagttggtttctgtgaaggtcgcagttctaacctaaccttaccCATTTTTCTACGAGGGCTGCTACTTATGTATCCGGAATGGGCCACTTACTggaactgtattaaaaatatatatataacatataaaaatggAACTCTTTGAAAGCAAAATACAGCTTGTTTCACATGTCTATCAATTGGTTTTACATtgtagaattatttttttaaattctttgtTTCATCTTCAACGGATTTACTTGTGAAAATTTTCGTGCAGATGTTTTTTTTACGATGTTCGGAGTggttaaactcaaaaatagTGCATAGATCGACTTTTTTCGACTTTTGGGGAGTAAGTTCCATCGAAGGTCAATGTTTTAGTGAATAAATTGTGGTCGTAGTATATTACGGTATTTACGGTAggacgaattaaaaaaaaaacgctcaAAATCGGCTTTTATCCCACAAAATATAGATGCTGTGGACAAACTCATAATGCAAGATGGTCatagtatacagggtgtcccacggctatgccacatggagggaaagtaccccaaatattgtagatgggacattttactgaaagaagacattattttaatttaaaaaacaatttaaactgcattcatagatattgaaataattacatggttgaaccgggaatcgaacccgctacacgagaaataaatcaccctgtagctttatcataccgatcgaaaggcttcatcataaggattattttttgctaaataacatagtgtcagaaataaaaggaagcccatgaattttaacatttttaattcaaaattaatcaatttaataaaaatgtagtctcattctgttgatACAAAGctgcactcttttgattatttcgctgaatttcacatcaaatgttaaaattcatgatcttccttttatttctgacactatgttatttagcagaaattaatccttatgatgaagcctttcgatcggtatgataaagctacagggtgattttttttttctcgtatagtgggttcgattcccggttcaaccatgtaattatttaaaaatctatgaatgcaatttaactaagttttaaaaataaaatgaagtcttctttcagcaaaatatgctatctatgatatttaaggtactttccctccatgtggcatcgccgtgggacgccctgtatatcgCAAGATAGAGGCATCTCATGGCAATAGTATGACGAGCATTTGTACGATATTACATGAACATTTGgctcaaaaaaaaaagaaaaactcgCGAAAGAGCCGTTCTTGCGTACAAAATGCACGTCTTGTATACCAAGATCCGAATGGAAAAAGTGCTATGAAAAGTCGTTTCAACATTATGCAAAAGTGCATCATTCATCTTGGTGGACAAATACAAAGgcaataaaaccatttataactatagatatttgttattttttgtgtttccgGATACATAAGTAGCAGCCCTCGTAGTAGGAGTTggtttctgtgaaggtcgcagttctaacctaactttacccacttttctagtagcagttggtttccgttaaggtcgcagttctaacctaagccacttttctagtagcagttggcttCTGTGAAGGTTGCAGTTCTATCCTAACCctcttttctagtagcagttggtttctgtagaGGTAGCAGTTCTAGCATGTCCAAAttatttaaatgcattttttttgcagATCAATTTTAAAAACGGCTGGTCATTTAATTACTTCCCTTTTGAAAATCACGAATTTCATTATTCCGAGTTTACAAAAGATCGAATTTCTGAattccaaattattttatttccgaTCGGTAAATGATTTTTCGGAATAGACAAATTCGGAAAATAAAATTTGGGCGTTTTTAAAAGTCGGAATCGGATTTTAAGTATTCGGAAATAGCGCAGTCGTGATTTTGTTCTTTCGTGGTTTTCAAAGTCGTGATTTCGATATTTCGGACGTATAAAAAATCGTGATTATGAAAGTCGGAAAAACATATTTCGGGATATTTGGCTGTTCCCCTCCTCCATGGCTGAATTTATAGGAAGCGCCTTTCCGATGTCGGATGTCGGCAGGCGCCTATGACAAAAACAGCTGCACTGTCCATTGACGTTAAATCCGCCTTTTTTGcgttatttacatatttttttgtaataataatttattaaatgcaTAAATAATTCCAGGGAAACACAAATAACTTACATTTTActtccttccgacatccgatatcggatcaatgtgaaaacgctcaaAAGATACAGAGTACCGTATACGAGTTTTTATCGAATATCGTAATGATTGCAAAAGTATGGCAACTTTCAACATCGTTCACACGACTATGCGGGAAAGTCGTCTAGTCGTAATTAATTACAGTACAgttgaatttaaaataaaattagcatTTCCGAACGCGGATTACCGCGATAAGATTTGGTGAACAAAAAATAATGCTTGAATCAATGCATTTTTATGCACCACACGGTGAGGGAAACatagtgaggaaaccggactaatcccaattaaGGCCTAGTCTCCTCTACAGGTTGGAAGGTCGAATAGCAGTCGTTCTGGTAAAAACTGCCAacgtgcctacgccaattcttaggattagttgccaaacggacaacggaccccaggctcccgttAGCCGTGGTAGAAAACCGGGACAACACTAGGAAGAGTAGGAAGATGAACCCCTCCCACGCGGTTGTGGAGTCGCCGGCGGGATGTTATTGGAGCGCGGGGCGCGGCACCAGTAGTAGTCTCTGTCCCAGTTAGTTCAGATAATCGATGTCCTACTCGTAAGCGTCATCGGGCTGGTAGCCTGGTCTCGGATCCAGAGGCTCAACCAACTCACACATGCGACTTATGCGACAAGATGTGCCGTGCAGCGATAGGCTTGTATAGCCATAGGTAGGAAATGCATTGGCCGTCTCAACCACTCTTGACACAGCGTTGGAACAATCATCCGTCAGGGATGCAGTGGCCATTGATGACTCGTAATTATTAAATACGCCGTTTCTATTCGAGTTGCTACTTACGCGACATCTCATCACctgtgtcatcatcatcatcgtccgTCAGGTCTGGCTTGATTATGAGCTCCTCATCTGAAACAAACATAACTACTATTCGTGGGTTTGTGTCGGCGACTCAGGGATCACCAGGTGCACCAGATCTCGTTTAGTGTGACATCGGCACATCGCTGCATATGGTGAAGTTTGAATTTTTTTCAACAAAAGAGAAAAAAACATCAGACAGAAAACAGTTATGAGTCTAATAAACTGTTTCACAGACGCAACCGCTAGAGGCGCATAGACTACCTTCACTGGGTGATCACTGGATCACTGATCAGTTCAATATTCACATTAATTATGCAGATATTGGAATTAAATGTAGTCTTAGCCAGCTGCTGGTCCAGTCACATCTTCTAAACCTGTCGTTAAAACTAAGTACTCACGCAATATCTGATTAGGTGTCCCATCTTCATCCCGCGTCTCTGGCTTGACCGGGGGCTCTTCACCTGAAGCAAACATACAAGTGTATTAGCAACAGGCTAGTGCTAGAAGATGTGGTCTCGGCCCACAATGTCAACACCTTAGACAAGCACATACATGTGTCTTCTAATACttcacaataaaaattaataataattatctaaAGATTGATTCAAGCAACATCAGTTGTTACAAGTCACagtaaacttaataaataatcattGCAGCGCAGCAGACTCACCCGATACAGGATCACCGGTGCCATCTCTATTCTGAATTTCTAGATTCTCTGGCTCGACTGCAGATTCTTCCTCTAGAGCAAACAAACAACACATATCACATCATCTTGAACAGAGCTCAAATGGAATTACTAAAATTCAATACTTGTGTGATGTGTTTTGTACCTTTAACACGACTCACTCCCTGCGTGCGCGCCCGCAGCTCCGCCTGGCTGCGCTGCACTTGCAGCTTGAAGTCGCTCGCGTCTCGCAGGCGGCCCACGCACGCCGAGCAGATGCCGCACGAGCCCGAGCCGCCCACCACCAGCTGCATGTTACACAAATAATTAATCACACACATTTGCAAGCAT from Cydia fagiglandana chromosome 6, ilCydFagi1.1, whole genome shotgun sequence includes:
- the LOC134665638 gene encoding uncharacterized protein LOC134665638, which codes for MDVTHACRCCLRRAPDKDLTTPYTHLGETEIYADMIKECFDIHLVVGGSGSCGICSACVGRLRDASDFKLQVQRSQAELRARTQGVSRVKEEESAVEPENLEIQNRDGTGDPVSGEEPPVKPETRDEDGTPNQILHEELIIKPDLTDDDDDDTGDEMSRK